A stretch of the Theileria equi strain WA chromosome 1, complete sequence genome encodes the following:
- a CDS encoding hypothetical protein (encoded by transcript BEWA_026000A), whose product MVTWDVHVDISKDTVGRKDGVYKSGSKYYYKGSCRCTITLRKEVEPEIDSQHEGKEKLEKYKFYYHTIPDNWEWWFIYYQLKKVEHNGVAQSGLNTRGGLNNYREVRVVYWLNDKANLFPLIVGLDSGNVTYYKRKNETTSEWEWADILHPADLSDYNRVLGELNTKFNDVVIVNLHARDGQKYCGHPSKDEFKTPTKGSENCFQNETSLIAITVSQINGTVPSGFKCLKHSPSESNMKMRVLSTYHKTSFIQFNESIVATEYESVNAYYTSRSRNAKPLLLELSNGSDQGQASKLYTLGNKGKWMPSNLSKDNLTQVLDYQNCTRNNTVVANLSNKGGRYCCDGSNTHTFTKPSNKITGIYVYFCNNDPSKPLLLYVNKGPRYGGAWFKRTVGSDTWIDSGLDSLQGQTPSSPSITQNIGGILYNICKNLNINCKHKASASPVLGAPPGGLGSGGSSGSGGSSGGSGSSGGAREGQGAGFQGTPVEPGEKGDRGSAGPKGEAGELEERDEQEGEEDEVEKEVDDGTEQADSPGIGQQIVEFFKSPEKIGTLGGFVALGTIVGLVKKFGGTILSFIIARL is encoded by the exons ATGGTCACATGGGATGTACATGTAGATATCAGCAAGGATACTGTTGGTCGTAAAGATGGAGTCTATAAGAGTGGTAGTAAATACTACTATAAAGGTTCCTGCAGGTGTACAATCACTCTCAGGAAAGAAGTGGAACCGGAAATAGATTCTCAACATGAGGGAAAGGAAAAACTAGAAAAGTATaagttttattaccataCAATTCCAGACAATTGGGAGTGGTGGTTTATCTATTATCAACTTAAGAAGGTTGAGCACAATGGCGTTGCACAAAGTGGATTAAATACAAGAGGTGGTCTTAACAATTATAGGGAGGTACGTGTAGTATACTGGCTAAATGATAAGGCTAATCTCTTCCCATTAATTGTTGGTCTGGATTCAGGTAATGTAACCTATTATAAGCGAAAGAATGAGACTACCAGCGAGTGGGAATGGGCTGATATTTTGCATCCAGCGGATTTATCAGACTACAATAGAGTGCTAGGTGAACTCAACACAAAATTTAATGATGTTGTGATAGTCAATCTACATGCTAGAGATGGACAGAAGTACTGTGGTCATCCTTCCAAAGATGAATTTAAAACTCCTACGAAGGGCTCTGAAAACTGTTTTCAGAATGAAACCTCCCTTATTGCCATAACAGTTTCACAGATAAATGGCACAGTTCCTAGTGGCTTTAAATGTCTTAAGCACTCTCCCTCTGAAAGCAATATGAAAATGAGGGTTTTAAGTACATACCATAAGACATCCTTCATACAATTTAATGAGTCCATTGTAGCCACAGAATATGAATCCGTAAATGCTTATTACACATCGAGGAGTAGGAATGCTAAACCTTTGTTATTAGAGTTGTCAAATGGATCGGATCAAGGACAAGCATCAAAGCTTTATACTCTTGGAAATAAGGGTAAATGGATGCCTTCAAACTTATCCAAAGATAATCTTACTCAGGTACTTGATTACCAAAACTGTACACGAAATAATACTGTTGTGGCAAACCTATCTAACAAGGGAGGTAGATATTGTTGCG ATGGAAGTAATACCCATACATTTACTAAACCCTCTAATAAGATTACCGGGATTTACGTTTACTTCTGTAACAATGATCCCAGCAAGCCATTATTACTATATGTGAACAAAGGACCTAGATATGGAGGCGCATGGTTTAAGAGGACTGTTGGAAGTGACACTTGGATAGACAGTGGTCTGGATTCTCTGCAAGGCCAGACACCAAGTTCTCCTAGTATAACGCAAAACATTGGAGGTATACTCTACAACATTTGCAAGAATCTCAACATTAACTGTAAACATAAAGCTAGTGCCTCTCCAGTTCTTGGAGCCCCTCCAGGTGGTCTAGGCTCTGGTGGTTCTAGCGGTTCTGGAGGCAGTAGTGGAGGATCTGGATCTTCTGGTGGCGCTAGAGAAGGACAAGGTGCTGGATTTCAAGGAACTCCTGTAGAACCTGGTGAAAAAGGTGATAGAGGATCTGCTGGACCTAAAGGAGAAGCTGGTGAACTGGAAGAAAGGGATGAACAGGAgggtgaagaagatgaagtaGAAAAGGAAGTTGATGATGGTACTGAACAGGCTGATTCACCGGGCATTGGTCAGCAAATAGTCGAGTTTTTTAAATCTCCTGAGAAAATTGGAACACTAGGAGGCTTTGTTGCACTAGGAACCATAGTTGGTCTAGTAAAAAAGTTTGGGGGTACTATACTCtcatttataatcgctCGTCTCTGA